The following are encoded together in the Drosophila biarmipes strain raj3 chromosome 3L, RU_DBia_V1.1, whole genome shotgun sequence genome:
- the LOC108035039 gene encoding LIM domain-binding protein 3 isoform X3, whose amino-acid sequence MSPKLHEFAVVLVRDGQATPWGIRLVGGNDLDTPLIITRVQVGSPSHGELLRGDIISKIGEYDARDLSHADAQQLFRGAGNEIRLVVHRDNKIAYTQGGTQEAGPGSRSNSTLPPATPELLPHRGPSPFLPGPSHFERALQLPVDTLPQTVFPQLNSSGGYEVPSAVFSPKPTRDHQQDVDEEQAAIVNQPYRTTPLVLPGAKVKKDAPTTESYLRHYPNPAVRAHPGHDYHDSIMKQRVADTMLHKVVGSEADTGRVFHKQFNSPIGLYSNNNIEDTIRSTVPFATSESNRLKDSPLHRPLPTKLNGYKKTVQYDPRNSDTYRAIQEEGGYSNYGQSSPQEVTIPVQTKVYQPNRLVPGKKPVSAPVSRPPYNVVNTHDENIRQSGSFNRLMYSVIGATEY is encoded by the exons ATGAGCCCCAAGCTGCACGAGTTCGCGGTGGTCCTGGTGCGCGACGGCCAGGCCACGCCCTGGGGCATCCGCCTGGTGGGCGGCAACGACCTGGACACGCCGCTGATAATCACCAGG GTCCAAGTGGGCAGCCCGTCGCACGGGGAGCTGCTGCGCGGCGACATCATCTCGAAGATCGGCGAGTACGATGCACGCGACCTGAGCCATGCGGATGCACAGCAGCTGTTCCGCGGTGCTGGCAACGAGATCCGCCTGGTGGTGCACAG gGACAACAAAATCGCCTACACGCAGGGAGGCACCCAAGAGGCGGGTCCAGGATCGAGGAGCAACTCCACCTTGCCTCCGGCCACTCCGGAACTCTTGCCCCACCGAGGTCCCTCCCCTTTTCTGCCTGGACCCAGCCACTTCGAGAGGGCTCTGCAGTTGCCAGTGGACACTCTGCCGCAGACCGTGTTCCCCCAGCTGAACTCCTCCGGGGGGTACGAGGTGCCCTCGGCTGTGTTCTCGCCCAAGCCAACTCGGGATCATCAACAGGACGTCGATGAGGAGCAGGCCGCCATTGTAAACCAG CCCTACCGAACAACTCCGCTGGTCCTGCCCGGCGCCAAAGTGAAGAAGGATGCGCCCACGACAGAGTCCTACTTGAGGCACTACCCCAACCCGGCTGTGCGCGCCCACCCAGGACACGACTACCATGACAGTATCATGAAGCAG CGCGTGGCCGATACCATGCTGCACAAGGTTGTCGGTTCTGAGGCCGACACTGGCCGC GTCTTCCACAAGCAATTCAACTCGCCCATCGGCCTGTACTCCAACAACAACATCGAGGACACCATCAGATCTACAGTTCC CTTCGCCACAAGCGAAAGCAATCGCTTGAAGGACAGTCCTTTGCATCGTCCTTTGCCAACGAAACTTAACGG CTATAAGAAAACTGTCCAGTACGATCCCAGGAACAGCGATACCTACAGAGCCATTCAAGAAGAGGGCGGCTACAGCAACTATGGCCAGTCCTCGCCACAGGAAGTAACCATTCCTGTGCAGACTAAGGTCTATCAGCCGAATAGATTGGTTCCAGGAAAG AAACCAGTATCAGCGCCAGTATCCCGGCCGCCGTACAAT GTGGTAAACACCCACGATGAGAACATACGCCAGAGCGGCTCCTTCAATCGTCTCATGTACAGCGTCATTGGTGCCACCGAGTACTag
- the LOC108035039 gene encoding uncharacterized protein LOC108035039 isoform X2: MTTSRSSASASYSRPAFWKVPGYESPASYRPQPPHPLHPPLVPLLPPSCRRRSSSGLKKRVRFADEPSVGVQVGSPSHGELLRGDIISKIGEYDARDLSHADAQQLFRGAGNEIRLVVHRDNKIAYTQGGTQEAGPGSRSNSTLPPATPELLPHRGPSPFLPGPSHFERALQLPVDTLPQTVFPQLNSSGGYEVPSAVFSPKPTRDHQQDVDEEQAAIVNQPYRTTPLVLPGAKVKKDAPTTESYLRHYPNPAVRAHPGHDYHDSIMKQRVADTMLHKVVGSEADTGRVFHKQFNSPIGLYSNNNIEDTIRSTVPYKKTVQYDPRNSDTYRAIQEEGGYSNYGQSSPQEVTIPVQTKVYQPNRLVPGKKPVSAPVSRPPYNVVNTHDENIRQSGSFNRLMYSVIGATEY; encoded by the exons ATGACGACCAGCAGATCATCGGCGTCCGCGTCATACAGTCGACCGGCTTTCTGGAAGGTGCCCGGTTACGAATCTCCAGCCTCCTACCGCCCACAGCCGCCCCACCCGCTCCATCCACCCCTGGTGCCCCTGCTGCCACCCTCCTGCCGaaggcgcagcagcagcgggcTGAAGAAGCGCGTCCGTTTCGCCGACGAGCCGAGTGTGGGG GTCCAAGTGGGCAGCCCGTCGCACGGGGAGCTGCTGCGCGGCGACATCATCTCGAAGATCGGCGAGTACGATGCACGCGACCTGAGCCATGCGGATGCACAGCAGCTGTTCCGCGGTGCTGGCAACGAGATCCGCCTGGTGGTGCACAG gGACAACAAAATCGCCTACACGCAGGGAGGCACCCAAGAGGCGGGTCCAGGATCGAGGAGCAACTCCACCTTGCCTCCGGCCACTCCGGAACTCTTGCCCCACCGAGGTCCCTCCCCTTTTCTGCCTGGACCCAGCCACTTCGAGAGGGCTCTGCAGTTGCCAGTGGACACTCTGCCGCAGACCGTGTTCCCCCAGCTGAACTCCTCCGGGGGGTACGAGGTGCCCTCGGCTGTGTTCTCGCCCAAGCCAACTCGGGATCATCAACAGGACGTCGATGAGGAGCAGGCCGCCATTGTAAACCAG CCCTACCGAACAACTCCGCTGGTCCTGCCCGGCGCCAAAGTGAAGAAGGATGCGCCCACGACAGAGTCCTACTTGAGGCACTACCCCAACCCGGCTGTGCGCGCCCACCCAGGACACGACTACCATGACAGTATCATGAAGCAG CGCGTGGCCGATACCATGCTGCACAAGGTTGTCGGTTCTGAGGCCGACACTGGCCGC GTCTTCCACAAGCAATTCAACTCGCCCATCGGCCTGTACTCCAACAACAACATCGAGGACACCATCAGATCTACAGTTCC CTATAAGAAAACTGTCCAGTACGATCCCAGGAACAGCGATACCTACAGAGCCATTCAAGAAGAGGGCGGCTACAGCAACTATGGCCAGTCCTCGCCACAGGAAGTAACCATTCCTGTGCAGACTAAGGTCTATCAGCCGAATAGATTGGTTCCAGGAAAG AAACCAGTATCAGCGCCAGTATCCCGGCCGCCGTACAAT GTGGTAAACACCCACGATGAGAACATACGCCAGAGCGGCTCCTTCAATCGTCTCATGTACAGCGTCATTGGTGCCACCGAGTACTag
- the LOC108035039 gene encoding PDZ and LIM domain protein 1 isoform X10, which yields MSPKLHEFAVVLVRDGQATPWGIRLVGGNDLDTPLIITRVQVGSPSHGELLRGDIISKIGEYDARDLSHADAQQLFRGAGNEIRLVVHRDNKIAYTQGGTQEAGPGSRSNSTLPPATPELLPHRGPSPFLPGPSHFERALQLPVDTLPQTVFPQLNSSGGYEVPSAVFSPKPTRDHQQDVDEEQAAIVNQPYRTTPLVLPGAKVKKDAPTTESYLRHYPNPAVRAHPGHDYHDSIMKQRVADTMLHKVVGSEADTGRVFHKQFNSPIGLYSNNNIEDTIRSTVPNQYQRQYPGRRTM from the exons ATGAGCCCCAAGCTGCACGAGTTCGCGGTGGTCCTGGTGCGCGACGGCCAGGCCACGCCCTGGGGCATCCGCCTGGTGGGCGGCAACGACCTGGACACGCCGCTGATAATCACCAGG GTCCAAGTGGGCAGCCCGTCGCACGGGGAGCTGCTGCGCGGCGACATCATCTCGAAGATCGGCGAGTACGATGCACGCGACCTGAGCCATGCGGATGCACAGCAGCTGTTCCGCGGTGCTGGCAACGAGATCCGCCTGGTGGTGCACAG gGACAACAAAATCGCCTACACGCAGGGAGGCACCCAAGAGGCGGGTCCAGGATCGAGGAGCAACTCCACCTTGCCTCCGGCCACTCCGGAACTCTTGCCCCACCGAGGTCCCTCCCCTTTTCTGCCTGGACCCAGCCACTTCGAGAGGGCTCTGCAGTTGCCAGTGGACACTCTGCCGCAGACCGTGTTCCCCCAGCTGAACTCCTCCGGGGGGTACGAGGTGCCCTCGGCTGTGTTCTCGCCCAAGCCAACTCGGGATCATCAACAGGACGTCGATGAGGAGCAGGCCGCCATTGTAAACCAG CCCTACCGAACAACTCCGCTGGTCCTGCCCGGCGCCAAAGTGAAGAAGGATGCGCCCACGACAGAGTCCTACTTGAGGCACTACCCCAACCCGGCTGTGCGCGCCCACCCAGGACACGACTACCATGACAGTATCATGAAGCAG CGCGTGGCCGATACCATGCTGCACAAGGTTGTCGGTTCTGAGGCCGACACTGGCCGC GTCTTCCACAAGCAATTCAACTCGCCCATCGGCCTGTACTCCAACAACAACATCGAGGACACCATCAGATCTACAGTTCC AAACCAGTATCAGCGCCAGTATCCCGGCCGCCGTACAATGTGA
- the LOC108035039 gene encoding uncharacterized protein LOC108035039 isoform X9 has product MTTSRSSASASYSRPAFWKVPGYESPASYRPQPPHPLHPPLVPLLPPSCRRRSSSGLKKRVRFADEPSVGVQVGSPSHGELLRGDIISKIGEYDARDLSHADAQQLFRGAGNEIRLVVHRDNKIAYTQGGTQEAGPGSRSNSTLPPATPELLPHRGPSPFLPGPSHFERALQLPVDTLPQTVFPQLNSSGGYEVPSAVFSPKPTRDHQQDVDEEQAAIVNQPYRTTPLVLPGAKVKKDAPTTESYLRHYPNPAVRAHPGHDYHDSIMKQRVADTMLHKVVGSEADTGRVFHKQFNSPIGLYSNNNIEDTIRSTVPNQYQRQYPGRRTM; this is encoded by the exons ATGACGACCAGCAGATCATCGGCGTCCGCGTCATACAGTCGACCGGCTTTCTGGAAGGTGCCCGGTTACGAATCTCCAGCCTCCTACCGCCCACAGCCGCCCCACCCGCTCCATCCACCCCTGGTGCCCCTGCTGCCACCCTCCTGCCGaaggcgcagcagcagcgggcTGAAGAAGCGCGTCCGTTTCGCCGACGAGCCGAGTGTGGGG GTCCAAGTGGGCAGCCCGTCGCACGGGGAGCTGCTGCGCGGCGACATCATCTCGAAGATCGGCGAGTACGATGCACGCGACCTGAGCCATGCGGATGCACAGCAGCTGTTCCGCGGTGCTGGCAACGAGATCCGCCTGGTGGTGCACAG gGACAACAAAATCGCCTACACGCAGGGAGGCACCCAAGAGGCGGGTCCAGGATCGAGGAGCAACTCCACCTTGCCTCCGGCCACTCCGGAACTCTTGCCCCACCGAGGTCCCTCCCCTTTTCTGCCTGGACCCAGCCACTTCGAGAGGGCTCTGCAGTTGCCAGTGGACACTCTGCCGCAGACCGTGTTCCCCCAGCTGAACTCCTCCGGGGGGTACGAGGTGCCCTCGGCTGTGTTCTCGCCCAAGCCAACTCGGGATCATCAACAGGACGTCGATGAGGAGCAGGCCGCCATTGTAAACCAG CCCTACCGAACAACTCCGCTGGTCCTGCCCGGCGCCAAAGTGAAGAAGGATGCGCCCACGACAGAGTCCTACTTGAGGCACTACCCCAACCCGGCTGTGCGCGCCCACCCAGGACACGACTACCATGACAGTATCATGAAGCAG CGCGTGGCCGATACCATGCTGCACAAGGTTGTCGGTTCTGAGGCCGACACTGGCCGC GTCTTCCACAAGCAATTCAACTCGCCCATCGGCCTGTACTCCAACAACAACATCGAGGACACCATCAGATCTACAGTTCC AAACCAGTATCAGCGCCAGTATCCCGGCCGCCGTACAATGTGA
- the LOC108035039 gene encoding uncharacterized protein LOC108035039 isoform X8: MTTSRSSASASYSRPAFWKVPGYESPASYRPQPPHPLHPPLVPLLPPSCRRRSSSGLKKRVRFADEPSVGVQVGSPSHGELLRGDIISKIGEYDARDLSHADAQQLFRGAGNEIRLVVHRDNKIAYTQGGTQEAGPGSRSNSTLPPATPELLPHRGPSPFLPGPSHFERALQLPVDTLPQTVFPQLNSSGGYEVPSAVFSPKPTRDHQQDVDEEQAAIVNQPYRTTPLVLPGAKVKKDAPTTESYLRHYPNPAVRAHPGHDYHDSIMKQRVADTMLHKVVGSEADTGRVFHKQFNSPIGLYSNNNIEDTIRSTVPNQYQRQYPGRRTMW, from the exons ATGACGACCAGCAGATCATCGGCGTCCGCGTCATACAGTCGACCGGCTTTCTGGAAGGTGCCCGGTTACGAATCTCCAGCCTCCTACCGCCCACAGCCGCCCCACCCGCTCCATCCACCCCTGGTGCCCCTGCTGCCACCCTCCTGCCGaaggcgcagcagcagcgggcTGAAGAAGCGCGTCCGTTTCGCCGACGAGCCGAGTGTGGGG GTCCAAGTGGGCAGCCCGTCGCACGGGGAGCTGCTGCGCGGCGACATCATCTCGAAGATCGGCGAGTACGATGCACGCGACCTGAGCCATGCGGATGCACAGCAGCTGTTCCGCGGTGCTGGCAACGAGATCCGCCTGGTGGTGCACAG gGACAACAAAATCGCCTACACGCAGGGAGGCACCCAAGAGGCGGGTCCAGGATCGAGGAGCAACTCCACCTTGCCTCCGGCCACTCCGGAACTCTTGCCCCACCGAGGTCCCTCCCCTTTTCTGCCTGGACCCAGCCACTTCGAGAGGGCTCTGCAGTTGCCAGTGGACACTCTGCCGCAGACCGTGTTCCCCCAGCTGAACTCCTCCGGGGGGTACGAGGTGCCCTCGGCTGTGTTCTCGCCCAAGCCAACTCGGGATCATCAACAGGACGTCGATGAGGAGCAGGCCGCCATTGTAAACCAG CCCTACCGAACAACTCCGCTGGTCCTGCCCGGCGCCAAAGTGAAGAAGGATGCGCCCACGACAGAGTCCTACTTGAGGCACTACCCCAACCCGGCTGTGCGCGCCCACCCAGGACACGACTACCATGACAGTATCATGAAGCAG CGCGTGGCCGATACCATGCTGCACAAGGTTGTCGGTTCTGAGGCCGACACTGGCCGC GTCTTCCACAAGCAATTCAACTCGCCCATCGGCCTGTACTCCAACAACAACATCGAGGACACCATCAGATCTACAGTTCC AAACCAGTATCAGCGCCAGTATCCCGGCCGCCGTACAAT GTGGTAA
- the LOC108035039 gene encoding PDZ and LIM domain protein 3 isoform X5 — translation MTTSRSSASASYSRPAFWKVPGYESPASYRPQPPHPLHPPLVPLLPPSCRRRSSSGLKKRVRFADEPSVGVQVGSPSHGELLRGDIISKIGEYDARDLSHADAQQLFRGAGNEIRLVVHRDNKIAYTQGGTQEAGPGSRSNSTLPPATPELLPHRGPSPFLPGPSHFERALQLPVDTLPQTVFPQLNSSGGYEVPSAVFSPKPTRDHQQDVDEEQAAIVNQVFHKQFNSPIGLYSNNNIEDTIRSTVPFATSESNRLKDSPLHRPLPTKLNGYKKTVQYDPRNSDTYRAIQEEGGYSNYGQSSPQEVTIPVQTKVYQPNRLVPGKKPVSAPVSRPPYNVVNTHDENIRQSGSFNRLMYSVIGATEY, via the exons ATGACGACCAGCAGATCATCGGCGTCCGCGTCATACAGTCGACCGGCTTTCTGGAAGGTGCCCGGTTACGAATCTCCAGCCTCCTACCGCCCACAGCCGCCCCACCCGCTCCATCCACCCCTGGTGCCCCTGCTGCCACCCTCCTGCCGaaggcgcagcagcagcgggcTGAAGAAGCGCGTCCGTTTCGCCGACGAGCCGAGTGTGGGG GTCCAAGTGGGCAGCCCGTCGCACGGGGAGCTGCTGCGCGGCGACATCATCTCGAAGATCGGCGAGTACGATGCACGCGACCTGAGCCATGCGGATGCACAGCAGCTGTTCCGCGGTGCTGGCAACGAGATCCGCCTGGTGGTGCACAG gGACAACAAAATCGCCTACACGCAGGGAGGCACCCAAGAGGCGGGTCCAGGATCGAGGAGCAACTCCACCTTGCCTCCGGCCACTCCGGAACTCTTGCCCCACCGAGGTCCCTCCCCTTTTCTGCCTGGACCCAGCCACTTCGAGAGGGCTCTGCAGTTGCCAGTGGACACTCTGCCGCAGACCGTGTTCCCCCAGCTGAACTCCTCCGGGGGGTACGAGGTGCCCTCGGCTGTGTTCTCGCCCAAGCCAACTCGGGATCATCAACAGGACGTCGATGAGGAGCAGGCCGCCATTGTAAACCAG GTCTTCCACAAGCAATTCAACTCGCCCATCGGCCTGTACTCCAACAACAACATCGAGGACACCATCAGATCTACAGTTCC CTTCGCCACAAGCGAAAGCAATCGCTTGAAGGACAGTCCTTTGCATCGTCCTTTGCCAACGAAACTTAACGG CTATAAGAAAACTGTCCAGTACGATCCCAGGAACAGCGATACCTACAGAGCCATTCAAGAAGAGGGCGGCTACAGCAACTATGGCCAGTCCTCGCCACAGGAAGTAACCATTCCTGTGCAGACTAAGGTCTATCAGCCGAATAGATTGGTTCCAGGAAAG AAACCAGTATCAGCGCCAGTATCCCGGCCGCCGTACAAT GTGGTAAACACCCACGATGAGAACATACGCCAGAGCGGCTCCTTCAATCGTCTCATGTACAGCGTCATTGGTGCCACCGAGTACTag
- the LOC108035039 gene encoding uncharacterized protein LOC108035039 isoform X1 — protein sequence MTTSRSSASASYSRPAFWKVPGYESPASYRPQPPHPLHPPLVPLLPPSCRRRSSSGLKKRVRFADEPSVGVQVGSPSHGELLRGDIISKIGEYDARDLSHADAQQLFRGAGNEIRLVVHRDNKIAYTQGGTQEAGPGSRSNSTLPPATPELLPHRGPSPFLPGPSHFERALQLPVDTLPQTVFPQLNSSGGYEVPSAVFSPKPTRDHQQDVDEEQAAIVNQPYRTTPLVLPGAKVKKDAPTTESYLRHYPNPAVRAHPGHDYHDSIMKQRVADTMLHKVVGSEADTGRVFHKQFNSPIGLYSNNNIEDTIRSTVPFATSESNRLKDSPLHRPLPTKLNGYKKTVQYDPRNSDTYRAIQEEGGYSNYGQSSPQEVTIPVQTKVYQPNRLVPGKKPVSAPVSRPPYNVVNTHDENIRQSGSFNRLMYSVIGATEY from the exons ATGACGACCAGCAGATCATCGGCGTCCGCGTCATACAGTCGACCGGCTTTCTGGAAGGTGCCCGGTTACGAATCTCCAGCCTCCTACCGCCCACAGCCGCCCCACCCGCTCCATCCACCCCTGGTGCCCCTGCTGCCACCCTCCTGCCGaaggcgcagcagcagcgggcTGAAGAAGCGCGTCCGTTTCGCCGACGAGCCGAGTGTGGGG GTCCAAGTGGGCAGCCCGTCGCACGGGGAGCTGCTGCGCGGCGACATCATCTCGAAGATCGGCGAGTACGATGCACGCGACCTGAGCCATGCGGATGCACAGCAGCTGTTCCGCGGTGCTGGCAACGAGATCCGCCTGGTGGTGCACAG gGACAACAAAATCGCCTACACGCAGGGAGGCACCCAAGAGGCGGGTCCAGGATCGAGGAGCAACTCCACCTTGCCTCCGGCCACTCCGGAACTCTTGCCCCACCGAGGTCCCTCCCCTTTTCTGCCTGGACCCAGCCACTTCGAGAGGGCTCTGCAGTTGCCAGTGGACACTCTGCCGCAGACCGTGTTCCCCCAGCTGAACTCCTCCGGGGGGTACGAGGTGCCCTCGGCTGTGTTCTCGCCCAAGCCAACTCGGGATCATCAACAGGACGTCGATGAGGAGCAGGCCGCCATTGTAAACCAG CCCTACCGAACAACTCCGCTGGTCCTGCCCGGCGCCAAAGTGAAGAAGGATGCGCCCACGACAGAGTCCTACTTGAGGCACTACCCCAACCCGGCTGTGCGCGCCCACCCAGGACACGACTACCATGACAGTATCATGAAGCAG CGCGTGGCCGATACCATGCTGCACAAGGTTGTCGGTTCTGAGGCCGACACTGGCCGC GTCTTCCACAAGCAATTCAACTCGCCCATCGGCCTGTACTCCAACAACAACATCGAGGACACCATCAGATCTACAGTTCC CTTCGCCACAAGCGAAAGCAATCGCTTGAAGGACAGTCCTTTGCATCGTCCTTTGCCAACGAAACTTAACGG CTATAAGAAAACTGTCCAGTACGATCCCAGGAACAGCGATACCTACAGAGCCATTCAAGAAGAGGGCGGCTACAGCAACTATGGCCAGTCCTCGCCACAGGAAGTAACCATTCCTGTGCAGACTAAGGTCTATCAGCCGAATAGATTGGTTCCAGGAAAG AAACCAGTATCAGCGCCAGTATCCCGGCCGCCGTACAAT GTGGTAAACACCCACGATGAGAACATACGCCAGAGCGGCTCCTTCAATCGTCTCATGTACAGCGTCATTGGTGCCACCGAGTACTag
- the LOC108035039 gene encoding PDZ and LIM domain protein 3 isoform X7, with the protein MTTSRSSASASYSRPAFWKVPGYESPASYRPQPPHPLHPPLVPLLPPSCRRRSSSGLKKRVRFADEPSVGVQVGSPSHGELLRGDIISKIGEYDARDLSHADAQQLFRGAGNEIRLVVHRDNKIAYTQGGTQEAGPGSRSNSTLPPATPELLPHRGPSPFLPGPSHFERALQLPVDTLPQTVFPQLNSSGGYEVPSAVFSPKPTRDHQQDVDEEQAAIVNQVFHKQFNSPIGLYSNNNIEDTIRSTVPYKKTVQYDPRNSDTYRAIQEEGGYSNYGQSSPQEVTIPVQTKVYQPNRLVPGKKPVSAPVSRPPYNVVNTHDENIRQSGSFNRLMYSVIGATEY; encoded by the exons ATGACGACCAGCAGATCATCGGCGTCCGCGTCATACAGTCGACCGGCTTTCTGGAAGGTGCCCGGTTACGAATCTCCAGCCTCCTACCGCCCACAGCCGCCCCACCCGCTCCATCCACCCCTGGTGCCCCTGCTGCCACCCTCCTGCCGaaggcgcagcagcagcgggcTGAAGAAGCGCGTCCGTTTCGCCGACGAGCCGAGTGTGGGG GTCCAAGTGGGCAGCCCGTCGCACGGGGAGCTGCTGCGCGGCGACATCATCTCGAAGATCGGCGAGTACGATGCACGCGACCTGAGCCATGCGGATGCACAGCAGCTGTTCCGCGGTGCTGGCAACGAGATCCGCCTGGTGGTGCACAG gGACAACAAAATCGCCTACACGCAGGGAGGCACCCAAGAGGCGGGTCCAGGATCGAGGAGCAACTCCACCTTGCCTCCGGCCACTCCGGAACTCTTGCCCCACCGAGGTCCCTCCCCTTTTCTGCCTGGACCCAGCCACTTCGAGAGGGCTCTGCAGTTGCCAGTGGACACTCTGCCGCAGACCGTGTTCCCCCAGCTGAACTCCTCCGGGGGGTACGAGGTGCCCTCGGCTGTGTTCTCGCCCAAGCCAACTCGGGATCATCAACAGGACGTCGATGAGGAGCAGGCCGCCATTGTAAACCAG GTCTTCCACAAGCAATTCAACTCGCCCATCGGCCTGTACTCCAACAACAACATCGAGGACACCATCAGATCTACAGTTCC CTATAAGAAAACTGTCCAGTACGATCCCAGGAACAGCGATACCTACAGAGCCATTCAAGAAGAGGGCGGCTACAGCAACTATGGCCAGTCCTCGCCACAGGAAGTAACCATTCCTGTGCAGACTAAGGTCTATCAGCCGAATAGATTGGTTCCAGGAAAG AAACCAGTATCAGCGCCAGTATCCCGGCCGCCGTACAAT GTGGTAAACACCCACGATGAGAACATACGCCAGAGCGGCTCCTTCAATCGTCTCATGTACAGCGTCATTGGTGCCACCGAGTACTag
- the LOC108035039 gene encoding uncharacterized protein LOC108035039 isoform X6, which yields MTTSRSSASASYSRPAFWKVPGYESPASYRPQPPHPLHPPLVPLLPPSCRRRSSSGLKKRVRFADEPSVGVQVGSPSHGELLRGDIISKIGEYDARDLSHADAQQLFRGAGNEIRLVVHRDNKIAYTQGGTQEAGPGSRSNSTLPPATPELLPHRGPSPFLPGPSHFERALQLPVDTLPQTVFPQLNSSGGYEVPSAVFSPKPTRDHQQDVDEEQAAIVNQPYRTTPLVLPGAKVKKDAPTTESYLRHYPNPAVRAHPGHDYHDSIMKQRVADTMLHKVVGSEADTGRVFHKQFNSPIGLYSNNNIEDTIRSTVPIFIDLSFLEQKRKILEQQKQKDQLAEQQRLQRQQQLQLLYQQNK from the exons ATGACGACCAGCAGATCATCGGCGTCCGCGTCATACAGTCGACCGGCTTTCTGGAAGGTGCCCGGTTACGAATCTCCAGCCTCCTACCGCCCACAGCCGCCCCACCCGCTCCATCCACCCCTGGTGCCCCTGCTGCCACCCTCCTGCCGaaggcgcagcagcagcgggcTGAAGAAGCGCGTCCGTTTCGCCGACGAGCCGAGTGTGGGG GTCCAAGTGGGCAGCCCGTCGCACGGGGAGCTGCTGCGCGGCGACATCATCTCGAAGATCGGCGAGTACGATGCACGCGACCTGAGCCATGCGGATGCACAGCAGCTGTTCCGCGGTGCTGGCAACGAGATCCGCCTGGTGGTGCACAG gGACAACAAAATCGCCTACACGCAGGGAGGCACCCAAGAGGCGGGTCCAGGATCGAGGAGCAACTCCACCTTGCCTCCGGCCACTCCGGAACTCTTGCCCCACCGAGGTCCCTCCCCTTTTCTGCCTGGACCCAGCCACTTCGAGAGGGCTCTGCAGTTGCCAGTGGACACTCTGCCGCAGACCGTGTTCCCCCAGCTGAACTCCTCCGGGGGGTACGAGGTGCCCTCGGCTGTGTTCTCGCCCAAGCCAACTCGGGATCATCAACAGGACGTCGATGAGGAGCAGGCCGCCATTGTAAACCAG CCCTACCGAACAACTCCGCTGGTCCTGCCCGGCGCCAAAGTGAAGAAGGATGCGCCCACGACAGAGTCCTACTTGAGGCACTACCCCAACCCGGCTGTGCGCGCCCACCCAGGACACGACTACCATGACAGTATCATGAAGCAG CGCGTGGCCGATACCATGCTGCACAAGGTTGTCGGTTCTGAGGCCGACACTGGCCGC GTCTTCCACAAGCAATTCAACTCGCCCATCGGCCTGTACTCCAACAACAACATCGAGGACACCATCAGATCTACAGTTCC AATTTTCATCGATCTATCTTTCCTGGAACAAAAACGTAAAATCCTGgagcaacaaaagcaaaaagaCCAACTTGCAGAGCAACAACGTCTACAGcgccagcagcaactgcaactacTCTATCAACAAAACAAATGA